From Acidobacteriota bacterium, a single genomic window includes:
- a CDS encoding alpha-mannosidase: MSPMDRRKFFQISAASFLAENLIVDGAAFPLLAQALPRGIRRELKNNPFGAALQRLEEMVTMPLTDWRVHPDNLPHPEDPALDDSSWKAVKVRERVNERPAWFRRVIEIPRAMGGYGIEGKRVMLNLRLGFHGHGRVRVFFNGSMVEMTDTSTQQPILLSESARPGEKFVVAASAPAGEGGAEIVSASLDVDYSPDQPNPLTMLQQILAVQAASKGFPEGQPQRAAQLSAAVKALDFAALDRGGQEAFDRSLAAADAKMQPLAEWMRQFTILAVGNAHIDLAWLWPWTETVEVVRDTFGTAVELMEEYPQFIFAQSSAQDFLWLEKKYPDLFRQIQQRVKEGRWELVGGMWCEPDLNMPCGESLVRQLLTGKRYFQQKFGVDVKIGWNPDSFGYSRQLPQIYKRSGVDYFVTQKMSWNDTVPLPYKLFQWEAPDGSRVLTYFPHDYVNGINPVQCAEYIGEDTPLCSSIRTQMLLYGVGDHGGGPTRQMLDAAVRWQKSPKAAFPNFKFSTAQDFFDEVDRNLAKLNLPVWNDEMYLQFHRGTYTSQADSKKRMRQMERLLLNAERFSSLAMLRGRKYPQEEFEDCWRRVLFNQFHDLMAGSGIHVIYEDEGESMEFVKLTNEPILDEAIKTLAARVDTRGPGIPVAVFNPLSWERTDVTEAEVQFPEKVANIEVRDPEGHAVPSAMVSRDEATNTVRVRFLARGVPSTGYRVFHLVSANGPGKVASTLKVNGLHMENEFISVEIDPKTGCVTSLVSKKDGKNILRAGGQGNLLETFVDKPREYDAWNIDPDYEKSKTELLNAEEVKLVENTPIRAVVRVKKRFQNSSFVQDICMYPGVARVDVNMQADWHERNTMLKVAFPLSIRPDKATYEIPYGTIERPAIPHVPGKPAVPFTEATEISQKHPRYDPLLAQEAEFEVCAQQWGDLSENGRGFSLLNRESYGYDTFEPGTIRLTLLRSPVDPDPHADQGFHEFTYAMYPHAGTWLEAETELRGYELNYRLLPVAAVAHEGALPASHSFVQIEPRNVILTAVKKAEEDNAVLFRFYEFEGKPGQVRLRLPEAATGAVQTNLMEKEENKISLEANGKEVALAIGRYEIGTVKVSFKHDAGAAPPPYNV; this comes from the coding sequence ATGTCGCCCATGGACCGCAGAAAGTTTTTTCAGATTTCTGCCGCTTCATTCCTGGCTGAGAATTTGATCGTTGATGGTGCAGCGTTTCCCTTGCTGGCACAGGCCCTGCCGCGCGGCATTCGGCGCGAGTTGAAAAATAATCCTTTTGGAGCGGCCCTCCAGCGGTTGGAGGAGATGGTCACAATGCCACTCACGGACTGGCGGGTCCACCCGGACAATCTGCCGCATCCGGAAGATCCTGCCCTGGATGACTCAAGCTGGAAAGCTGTAAAGGTTCGGGAGCGAGTGAATGAGCGGCCGGCGTGGTTCCGGCGGGTTATAGAGATTCCCAGGGCGATGGGGGGATACGGCATCGAGGGCAAGAGGGTCATGCTGAATTTGCGGCTGGGCTTCCATGGGCACGGCCGCGTAAGGGTGTTTTTTAACGGCTCGATGGTGGAAATGACCGATACCAGCACTCAGCAGCCCATCCTGTTGAGTGAAAGCGCCAGGCCCGGTGAAAAGTTTGTGGTTGCGGCGTCTGCGCCTGCAGGTGAGGGCGGGGCGGAAATCGTCAGCGCTAGTCTCGATGTGGACTATTCGCCCGATCAGCCCAATCCTCTGACCATGCTCCAGCAGATTCTGGCGGTGCAGGCGGCGTCGAAAGGGTTCCCGGAGGGGCAGCCGCAGCGCGCGGCGCAGTTGAGTGCGGCGGTCAAAGCACTCGATTTTGCCGCGCTTGACCGGGGCGGCCAGGAGGCTTTTGACCGGTCGCTCGCGGCCGCCGATGCAAAGATGCAGCCACTGGCCGAATGGATGAGGCAGTTTACGATCCTCGCCGTGGGCAATGCGCACATTGACCTGGCCTGGCTGTGGCCATGGACCGAAACGGTGGAGGTGGTCCGCGACACCTTCGGAACGGCCGTCGAGCTGATGGAGGAATATCCGCAGTTCATCTTCGCCCAGTCCTCGGCGCAGGATTTCCTGTGGCTCGAAAAAAAGTATCCCGACCTCTTCAGGCAGATTCAGCAGCGCGTCAAAGAGGGGCGGTGGGAACTGGTGGGCGGCATGTGGTGCGAGCCCGACCTCAACATGCCGTGCGGCGAATCGCTGGTCCGGCAGCTCCTGACGGGCAAGCGCTACTTCCAGCAGAAGTTCGGCGTTGATGTGAAAATCGGGTGGAACCCGGATTCATTCGGCTACAGCCGGCAGTTGCCGCAAATTTACAAGCGGTCGGGAGTGGATTATTTTGTGACGCAGAAGATGTCCTGGAACGATACGGTGCCACTGCCCTACAAGCTGTTTCAATGGGAGGCGCCGGACGGCAGCCGCGTGCTCACTTACTTCCCGCACGATTACGTGAACGGGATCAATCCCGTGCAATGCGCCGAGTACATCGGTGAAGACACTCCGCTCTGTTCGAGCATCCGCACTCAGATGCTGCTTTACGGCGTCGGAGACCACGGAGGCGGGCCCACGCGGCAGATGCTGGATGCAGCCGTGCGCTGGCAGAAATCTCCAAAGGCGGCATTCCCGAATTTCAAGTTCAGCACCGCGCAGGATTTTTTTGACGAAGTGGACAGAAACCTTGCAAAGCTGAATCTTCCCGTCTGGAACGATGAAATGTACCTTCAGTTCCATCGCGGTACTTACACCTCCCAGGCTGACAGCAAGAAACGCATGCGGCAGATGGAACGCCTGCTGCTGAATGCGGAGAGGTTTTCGTCGCTTGCCATGCTGCGAGGGCGCAAGTATCCGCAGGAAGAATTCGAGGATTGCTGGCGGCGGGTCCTGTTCAATCAGTTCCACGATCTCATGGCAGGGTCAGGCATTCACGTCATCTACGAGGACGAGGGCGAAAGCATGGAATTCGTCAAGCTGACGAATGAGCCAATCCTCGACGAAGCGATAAAAACCCTTGCCGCACGCGTGGACACCCGCGGACCGGGCATTCCCGTTGCCGTGTTCAACCCGCTGAGCTGGGAGCGCACGGACGTGACTGAAGCCGAAGTGCAGTTCCCCGAAAAGGTGGCAAACATCGAGGTTCGAGACCCCGAAGGCCATGCTGTGCCTTCGGCCATGGTCTCGCGGGATGAGGCGACTAACACGGTGAGAGTACGCTTCCTGGCGCGGGGTGTGCCATCGACCGGCTACCGGGTGTTCCACCTGGTCTCCGCGAATGGCCCGGGTAAGGTTGCGTCAACTCTAAAAGTGAACGGCCTTCACATGGAGAACGAATTCATCAGTGTTGAGATCGATCCGAAGACGGGCTGCGTCACCAGCCTGGTGAGCAAGAAAGACGGGAAAAACATCCTGCGGGCCGGCGGGCAGGGTAACCTTCTCGAAACCTTTGTGGACAAGCCGCGGGAATACGACGCGTGGAACATCGATCCGGATTACGAGAAGTCTAAAACCGAACTGCTGAACGCTGAAGAAGTAAAGCTGGTGGAAAACACCCCCATTCGCGCCGTGGTGCGCGTGAAGAAGCGCTTCCAGAACTCCTCTTTTGTGCAAGACATCTGCATGTATCCGGGGGTGGCACGCGTGGATGTCAACATGCAGGCGGACTGGCATGAACGAAATACGATGCTGAAGGTCGCCTTTCCTTTGAGCATCAGGCCGGATAAGGCAACTTATGAAATACCTTATGGGACCATCGAGCGGCCGGCAATTCCGCACGTGCCGGGAAAGCCTGCTGTCCCCTTCACGGAGGCGACGGAGATCAGCCAGAAACACCCCAGGTATGATCCTCTGCTGGCTCAGGAAGCGGAATTCGAGGTTTGCGCTCAGCAGTGGGGCGACTTGTCGGAGAACGGGCGCGGCTTCAGCCTGCTGAACCGTGAAAGTTACGGATACGATACTTTTGAGCCGGGAACGATTCGGCTGACGTTGCTTCGCTCACCGGTCGATCCCGATCCTCATGCGGACCAGGGCTTCCACGAATTCACTTACGCGATGTATCCGCATGCGGGCACCTGGCTCGAGGCGGAGACGGAATTGCGGGGCTATGAATTGAATTACCGGCTTCTTCCAGTGGCGGCTGTGGCCCACGAAGGGGCCCTGCCGGCCTCCCATTCATTTGTGCAGATCGAGCCGAGAAATGTGATCCTCACTGCGGTCAAGAAGGCGGAAGAAGATAATGCAGTGCTCTTCCGTTTCTATGAATTCGAAGGGAAACCCGGGCAGGTCCGGTTGAGGCTGCCGGAAGCCGCGACCGGGGCCGTGCAGACGAACCTGATGGAGAAGGAAGAGAATAAGATTTCTCTTGAGGCGAACGGGAAAGAAGTGGCCCTTGCCATCGGGCGATACGAAATCGGGACCGTTAAGGTCTCATTCAAGCATGACGCTGGGGCTGCACCGCCCCCTTACAACGTATGA
- a CDS encoding SIS domain-containing protein produces the protein MVNTTMNLSAYLTELKTVIDSLPLQQISRAADILFECYKADHTVFTFGNGGSGALASHLVADLGKGTHFPGPKELANVRRLKAMAVTDNMPMMTAWANDTHYEDVFMRQLENFLQPGDVAFAISGSGNSPNVLKALGFARGAGATTIGLGGFGGGKMKDLLDCPVIVPSSNMQQVEDAHLVISHMIFLDLKARMMARAPTHQSA, from the coding sequence TTGGTAAACACGACGATGAACCTGTCAGCTTATCTGACTGAACTCAAGACAGTCATAGACAGCCTCCCGCTCCAGCAGATCTCAAGAGCGGCAGACATTTTGTTCGAATGTTACAAAGCTGACCATACCGTTTTCACATTTGGCAATGGCGGGAGTGGAGCGTTGGCGTCCCACTTGGTCGCCGACCTTGGCAAAGGCACTCACTTCCCCGGACCCAAAGAACTGGCCAACGTCAGACGCCTCAAAGCGATGGCAGTGACCGACAATATGCCGATGATGACTGCATGGGCCAACGATACCCACTACGAGGACGTTTTCATGCGCCAGCTTGAAAATTTCCTTCAGCCTGGTGACGTTGCCTTCGCCATCAGTGGAAGCGGCAATTCTCCTAATGTCCTCAAAGCCCTCGGATTTGCCCGCGGCGCCGGCGCAACCACCATCGGACTGGGCGGGTTCGGCGGGGGTAAAATGAAGGACCTGCTGGATTGCCCCGTCATCGTTCCGTCCAGCAATATGCAACAGGTTGAGGATGCCCACCTCGTCATCAGCCACATGATTTTTCTGGATCTCAAGGCTCGTATGATGGCCCGGGCACCAACCCATCAGAGCGCCTGA
- a CDS encoding TonB family protein has product MKLTSLLWALFSCAIVLAQTAPATAPPMGSVEVLARLVGTSNEVTKSYRVERLVRQRGLSFSPTDDYLRAVKTAGGLEPLLTALRQAGQASGQGHASTSQPNAAGDSEAETLSHLERGIELWDQHTFNDAAKELRAALKIEPENVYLHLSLATILTYNRDKKAAVEECRRAIQLQPDCADAHMELAILLDDPKNPAKAVPEYQEALRLEPDYSSVRFRVGYVMLQQGNVDGAIALYHEGLQLAPLNPGLHRMLGEALAKKGDIAAAEGEFRAAAALPVDANIPKRIRVGGQVIAAKRIYFEKPVYPDDAKAARVAGVVRLEVVIGRDGSVAEVKVLSGNPLLAPAAVNAVRKWWYQPILMNGSPVEVLTEIDINFELATAPHS; this is encoded by the coding sequence ATGAAATTAACTAGTCTACTGTGGGCACTATTCAGTTGCGCAATTGTACTGGCGCAAACGGCACCGGCGACGGCGCCGCCAATGGGCAGTGTGGAGGTGCTGGCGCGACTGGTCGGCACTTCAAATGAAGTGACAAAAAGCTACCGGGTGGAAAGGCTCGTCCGACAGCGAGGCTTGAGCTTTAGCCCAACAGACGATTACCTTCGGGCGGTAAAGACCGCCGGGGGACTTGAGCCACTACTGACGGCCTTGCGGCAAGCCGGCCAAGCATCGGGGCAGGGCCACGCTAGTACTTCACAACCGAACGCCGCCGGGGACAGCGAGGCGGAGACACTTTCGCACCTTGAGCGCGGGATTGAACTTTGGGACCAGCACACATTCAATGATGCCGCAAAAGAGCTGCGCGCGGCCCTGAAGATCGAGCCTGAGAATGTTTATCTGCATCTTTCACTGGCAACCATCCTCACGTACAATCGCGACAAGAAGGCAGCGGTTGAGGAGTGTCGCCGGGCGATTCAATTGCAGCCGGATTGTGCGGATGCACATATGGAGCTTGCAATCTTGTTGGACGACCCGAAAAATCCCGCCAAGGCCGTGCCGGAATATCAGGAGGCTTTACGCCTGGAGCCCGACTACTCGAGCGTGCGCTTTCGTGTCGGCTATGTAATGCTGCAGCAGGGAAATGTTGATGGGGCGATCGCGCTCTACCACGAAGGTTTGCAATTGGCGCCGCTAAACCCGGGACTGCATCGCATGCTGGGTGAGGCTTTGGCGAAGAAGGGCGACATTGCTGCCGCGGAGGGGGAGTTTCGAGCCGCGGCGGCGCTGCCGGTTGACGCCAATATCCCAAAACGAATTCGTGTCGGCGGCCAAGTGATAGCAGCAAAACGCATTTATTTCGAGAAGCCGGTTTACCCCGATGATGCGAAAGCAGCTCGCGTCGCAGGCGTCGTCAGGCTGGAAGTGGTAATCGGCAGGGATGGGTCGGTTGCAGAAGTGAAAGTGCTGTCCGGCAACCCGCTCCTCGCACCGGCAGCCGTTAACGCAGTTCGGAAATGGTGGTATCAACCGATTTTGATGAATGGCAGCCCGGTGGAGGTGCTTACCGAAATTGATATCAACTTCGAGTTGGCGACTGCTCCGCATTCGTGA
- a CDS encoding SIS domain-containing protein yields the protein MSFMMKEILDQPHALLRCYKAEHKHAIELKRFAERQDFRLILLVARGTSDNAALFGRYLLELTTGKPVSLCAPSIHTLYHAKLDLRKALVIGISQSGEGTDINTVIAAARRQGAFTIGITNEAKSTMAGIVDDAFFVRAGTQRSVAATKTYTGQLLMLYMLATALGSHIKLEHVGEIPRWAESSLKIIPEIRQIVERYRFMRQCVVVARGLNYANAFELSLKLMETCYIVAERFSAADFLHGPIAMVESDFPMILFMPPGKTYADMRKLADRVRKLRAETLVISGEGVRLPGHMTSIRVPAAIPEVYTPIPYIVPGQLFACLLAELKGIDPDKPRSLKIVTRTL from the coding sequence GTGTCATTCATGATGAAGGAAATTCTGGACCAGCCGCACGCGCTGCTGCGCTGCTATAAAGCCGAACACAAGCACGCCATTGAGCTCAAGAGGTTTGCCGAACGGCAGGACTTCCGCTTAATCCTTCTGGTCGCGCGCGGGACTTCCGACAATGCTGCGCTGTTCGGACGTTACCTGCTGGAACTGACCACGGGCAAACCTGTTTCTCTGTGCGCTCCTTCAATCCATACGCTCTACCACGCCAAGCTTGATCTGCGGAAGGCACTGGTGATTGGTATTTCGCAATCGGGTGAGGGGACCGATATCAATACCGTCATAGCGGCTGCGCGTCGGCAAGGCGCCTTTACGATTGGCATCACAAATGAAGCAAAATCGACGATGGCGGGAATTGTAGACGACGCCTTCTTTGTACGCGCCGGAACTCAGCGGTCTGTCGCAGCCACCAAAACCTATACAGGCCAACTTCTGATGCTTTATATGCTGGCCACGGCGCTGGGATCGCATATAAAACTCGAGCACGTGGGCGAAATTCCGAGGTGGGCGGAAAGTTCGCTCAAGATAATTCCGGAAATCCGGCAGATCGTAGAGCGCTACCGCTTTATGCGGCAGTGCGTCGTGGTGGCACGGGGACTGAATTATGCAAACGCCTTTGAGCTTTCGCTGAAGTTGATGGAAACCTGTTACATCGTTGCAGAACGATTCTCCGCTGCCGACTTCCTGCATGGCCCAATCGCCATGGTCGAGAGCGACTTTCCGATGATCCTCTTCATGCCGCCTGGAAAGACATATGCGGACATGAGGAAGCTGGCAGACCGTGTCCGAAAACTGCGCGCGGAAACTCTCGTCATTTCCGGGGAGGGCGTGAGACTGCCGGGCCACATGACCTCTATTCGTGTTCCAGCCGCAATCCCTGAAGTTTATACTCCAATTCCTTACATTGTCCCTGGCCAGCTATTTGCCTGCCTGCTGGCGGAATTGAAAGGCATTGATCCAGACAAGCCTCGCTCCCTCAAGATTGTTACCCGGACGCTATAA
- a CDS encoding Gfo/Idh/MocA family oxidoreductase, translating to MSEDSLKKIGRREFIGTAAAAAGFMMMAPQLVRGTAANSSIRVGLLGCGGRGTADATYTVETGKARLVALGDLFQDKLDEAKAHFDKLQQAKGIPAIERRLMFRGASAYKEIANSKDVDAIIITTPAYFHPQHLAEVVTAGKHVYCEKPVAIDPTGCVSVLDSARRAQGRLSLEIGFQLRNAPPYVEQVKRIHAGALGDIISGEGHYYATWPKLPDWPNASADERTIRNWYYSRILSGDIIVEQNIHIVDVCNWVLQSHPIMASASSSHNGRPEKSDIAGHYSVVFKYPNGVSLTFGSTQFGNNPWEVGWRFFGTKGASEAHYSGPVAIYGENAWKWGGDQPAAQGGAQEFSTSGVFHDNLAQADPEKKMSFVDSILSGSFHNQAGQGVESALSCMMARHSAYTGQEVSYETMATSGEHWDADINMSQFA from the coding sequence TTGAGTGAAGATTCCCTCAAAAAGATAGGAAGGAGAGAATTTATAGGCACGGCTGCGGCTGCGGCAGGTTTTATGATGATGGCGCCGCAACTGGTGCGTGGAACGGCGGCAAATTCGTCGATCCGTGTCGGATTGCTGGGCTGTGGAGGCCGCGGCACAGCAGACGCCACCTACACCGTGGAAACAGGTAAAGCGCGGCTTGTGGCCTTAGGCGACCTGTTTCAGGACAAGCTGGACGAAGCCAAAGCGCATTTTGACAAGCTTCAGCAGGCAAAAGGGATTCCGGCAATCGAGCGCAGACTGATGTTCCGGGGCGCCAGCGCTTACAAAGAAATTGCGAACTCGAAGGATGTCGATGCAATCATCATCACAACGCCGGCATACTTCCACCCGCAGCACCTTGCCGAGGTTGTGACAGCCGGCAAGCATGTTTACTGTGAAAAGCCGGTGGCCATTGACCCTACGGGCTGCGTTTCGGTGCTTGATTCCGCCCGCCGCGCGCAGGGACGACTGAGCCTGGAGATCGGGTTCCAGTTGCGCAACGCTCCTCCGTATGTGGAGCAGGTGAAGCGGATTCACGCGGGCGCGCTGGGAGATATCATTTCCGGAGAGGGCCACTACTACGCCACCTGGCCAAAGCTACCCGATTGGCCAAACGCCTCTGCGGATGAACGGACCATCCGCAACTGGTATTACTCCCGCATTCTATCCGGCGACATCATCGTGGAGCAGAACATCCATATCGTTGACGTGTGCAACTGGGTGCTCCAGTCGCACCCCATAATGGCTTCGGCCTCAAGTTCCCATAACGGCCGGCCCGAGAAAAGTGATATTGCGGGACACTACAGCGTGGTCTTCAAATATCCCAACGGCGTCAGCCTGACGTTTGGGTCCACCCAGTTCGGTAACAATCCGTGGGAAGTAGGCTGGAGATTCTTCGGCACGAAGGGCGCTTCGGAGGCCCACTATTCGGGTCCGGTTGCCATCTATGGTGAGAATGCCTGGAAATGGGGCGGCGACCAGCCGGCCGCGCAAGGTGGCGCGCAGGAATTTTCAACATCCGGCGTCTTCCATGACAATCTGGCGCAAGCAGACCCGGAAAAGAAGATGTCCTTTGTGGACAGCATCCTGAGTGGCAGCTTCCATAACCAGGCCGGGCAGGGTGTTGAATCGGCCTTGAGCTGCATGATGGCCCGGCACTCTGCCTATACGGGTCAGGAAGTCAGTTACGAAACGATGGCCACTTCAGGTGAACACTGGGACGCCGACATTAACATGAGCCAATTCGCCTGA
- a CDS encoding P-II family nitrogen regulator yields MKKIEAIIQPSRLDHVKNALHEIGVEGMTIVEVRGHGRQKGHTEVYRGREYNVDLLPKMKIEMILPDRLVDSTVAAILGAAKTGKIGDGKIFISPVEEAIRIRNDERGEAAL; encoded by the coding sequence ATGAAAAAAATCGAAGCGATCATCCAGCCTTCGCGGCTTGACCACGTTAAGAACGCGCTCCACGAAATCGGCGTGGAAGGCATGACGATTGTGGAAGTCCGTGGACATGGGCGGCAGAAGGGTCACACCGAAGTCTATCGGGGCCGGGAGTACAACGTAGACCTGCTGCCCAAAATGAAGATCGAAATGATCCTGCCCGACCGTCTCGTCGATTCCACGGTTGCGGCCATCCTGGGTGCTGCCAAAACAGGCAAAATTGGCGATGGTAAGATCTTTATTTCTCCTGTCGAGGAAGCCATCCGTATTCGCAACGACGAACGCGGCGAAGCGGCGTTGTAA
- a CDS encoding Gfo/Idh/MocA family oxidoreductase has product MTNPIRIGIAGAGFAARFHMKGIRRVYGVPLTVTGVISNTPASRQKFAQEFGIRAFDTLEELCDASDVIDVCTPGSSHETVAVEALKRGKHVIIEKPFTGYYGPPGDDGAEFRGNSFSKEIMLREAMSSCRRILDAASRSGKLIGYAEDWVYAPSVQKEREILEKSGGQILWLIGDESHSGSHSPYYGIWKFSGGGSIVGKACHPLSTALYLKAVEGKARDGKIIRPATVSARTHEITRLKTFRDAGVIRTGYDDIEDYGQIHITFEDGTVADIFASELVMGGVHNWLEVFANNHRTRCNLNPIDALTTFNPKEDFFKDIYVTEKISTKQGWNHPAPDEDWQHGYPQEFQDFLEAFRDNREPLANGILASDSIAVLYSAYLSAERRGAEVEIPRG; this is encoded by the coding sequence ATGACAAATCCTATTCGAATTGGTATTGCCGGAGCGGGTTTCGCCGCGCGGTTTCACATGAAGGGCATTCGGAGAGTATACGGTGTTCCGCTTACGGTCACCGGCGTCATCTCCAACACGCCAGCCTCGCGCCAGAAGTTCGCGCAAGAGTTCGGCATAAGAGCCTTCGACACTCTCGAAGAGCTTTGCGACGCCTCCGACGTCATCGACGTCTGCACGCCCGGGTCTAGCCATGAAACCGTGGCAGTTGAAGCCCTCAAGCGCGGCAAGCATGTCATCATCGAGAAGCCGTTTACTGGTTACTACGGACCTCCAGGCGACGACGGCGCCGAATTTCGGGGGAATAGTTTTTCCAAAGAAATCATGTTGCGCGAAGCTATGTCCAGTTGCCGCCGAATTCTGGATGCTGCCAGCAGGAGCGGAAAGTTGATTGGCTATGCTGAGGACTGGGTTTATGCGCCTTCCGTCCAGAAAGAGCGCGAAATCCTGGAGAAAAGCGGAGGCCAGATTCTCTGGCTGATTGGCGACGAATCCCACAGCGGCTCTCATTCCCCTTACTATGGCATATGGAAATTTTCCGGCGGTGGCTCGATTGTAGGCAAAGCCTGCCATCCCCTCTCGACGGCACTCTACCTGAAGGCTGTTGAGGGAAAGGCCCGTGACGGCAAAATCATTCGTCCAGCTACGGTATCAGCGCGCACGCATGAGATCACCCGCCTGAAGACATTTCGCGACGCGGGCGTCATTCGCACCGGGTATGACGATATTGAAGACTACGGCCAGATCCACATCACGTTTGAAGATGGAACGGTGGCCGACATTTTTGCCTCCGAACTCGTCATGGGCGGGGTCCACAATTGGCTCGAAGTCTTTGCCAACAACCACCGTACCCGCTGCAACCTGAATCCAATCGATGCACTTACAACCTTCAATCCCAAAGAGGATTTCTTCAAAGACATTTACGTTACTGAAAAGATTTCCACCAAGCAGGGCTGGAACCATCCGGCGCCGGACGAGGATTGGCAGCATGGCTACCCGCAGGAGTTCCAGGACTTTCTTGAGGCCTTCCGCGACAACCGCGAGCCATTGGCTAACGGCATTCTGGCGTCGGACAGCATCGCTGTGCTCTACAGCGCATACCTCTCGGCCGAGCGCCGGGGCGCGGAGGTGGAAATCCCACGGGGCTAG
- a CDS encoding ammonium transporter: protein MKRLISVLILGFALGLSAGKGVAQTAPQSASIAQAAAPSQAPAAQAQKIEGEIASAQSAGDNSWMLLCSALVLLMTGPGLALFYGGLVRKKNVLATMMQSFSLMALVTVLWAIVGFSLCFGTGTSFIGGLGNIFLHGVGSAADPTYAGTIPFETYMVFQLMFAIITPALICGAFAERMKFSAMVLFMVLWTLIVYDPMAHMVWGKGGFLNAALGGAFPTLDFAGGTVVHITSGVSALVCALYLGKRVGYPHEPMPPHSVVLSFIGACLLWVGWFGFNAGSALAANGLATSAFVATHFGASAAAIGWTLAEWIRNGKPSVLGAISGAVAGLVAITPASGFVTPMSALLIGFIAGVICYLMVSKVKSRFGYDDSLDAFGVHGAGGTLGALLTGVFATAAINPIFKDRQGNALPVGWVDGHAGQVLNQLVGVLIAWGLAIVGTLIILKTVDALIGLRVPDEHEIQGLDLALHGEEGYTFEA, encoded by the coding sequence ATGAAACGGCTGATATCCGTATTGATACTTGGGTTTGCTCTTGGCCTCTCTGCGGGGAAGGGTGTCGCCCAGACAGCGCCGCAGTCTGCGTCCATAGCGCAGGCTGCGGCCCCTTCGCAGGCGCCAGCAGCGCAAGCACAGAAGATTGAGGGAGAGATCGCGAGCGCCCAGAGCGCAGGCGACAACTCCTGGATGCTGCTTTGTTCCGCTTTGGTGCTGCTGATGACCGGGCCCGGCCTGGCGCTCTTCTACGGCGGCCTGGTACGCAAGAAGAACGTGCTTGCCACCATGATGCAGAGCTTCTCGCTGATGGCCCTCGTTACGGTGCTTTGGGCGATCGTGGGCTTCAGCCTCTGTTTCGGCACAGGAACGTCCTTCATCGGCGGGCTTGGGAACATTTTCCTTCACGGCGTGGGCAGCGCGGCCGATCCGACTTATGCGGGCACGATTCCGTTTGAAACCTACATGGTTTTCCAACTGATGTTCGCGATCATCACTCCGGCCCTGATCTGCGGGGCTTTTGCCGAACGCATGAAGTTCAGCGCAATGGTCCTGTTCATGGTGTTGTGGACGCTGATCGTCTATGATCCGATGGCCCACATGGTATGGGGTAAGGGTGGGTTTCTCAACGCCGCCCTGGGAGGCGCATTCCCCACGCTCGACTTTGCGGGCGGAACGGTAGTGCACATTACTTCCGGAGTGTCGGCGCTGGTCTGCGCACTCTACCTCGGAAAGCGAGTTGGCTATCCGCACGAACCGATGCCGCCTCATAGCGTTGTCCTCAGCTTTATTGGGGCGTGTCTGCTATGGGTGGGCTGGTTTGGATTCAACGCGGGAAGCGCGCTTGCCGCAAATGGCCTGGCCACCAGCGCCTTTGTTGCAACACACTTTGGGGCTTCAGCGGCGGCCATCGGATGGACGTTGGCGGAATGGATCAGGAATGGCAAACCTAGCGTGCTAGGCGCGATTTCGGGAGCAGTAGCGGGCCTGGTGGCCATCACGCCAGCATCGGGATTTGTCACTCCAATGTCCGCGCTGTTGATTGGGTTCATTGCCGGGGTCATCTGCTACTTAATGGTTTCGAAAGTTAAAAGCCGCTTTGGCTATGACGATTCGCTTGACGCTTTTGGAGTCCACGGTGCGGGAGGCACGTTAGGAGCGCTCCTGACTGGCGTGTTCGCAACGGCTGCCATCAATCCCATTTTCAAGGACAGGCAGGGCAATGCGCTGCCTGTGGGGTGGGTCGATGGGCATGCCGGACAGGTCTTGAACCAACTGGTGGGCGTGCTGATCGCCTGGGGCCTGGCCATTGTCGGCACCTTGATCATACTGAAAACCGTTGATGCGCTGATCGGGCTGCGTGTGCCCGACGAGCACGAGATCCAGGGCCTCGACCTGGCCCTGCACGGGGAAGAAGGATACACTTTTGAGGCGTGA